Part of the Trypanosoma brucei gambiense DAL972 chromosome 8, complete sequence genome, ATTATCCCTTCGGAGCACGACTATAACGGCGGGTTCTTGCGGCTCGCTGTGGATCTTGCAGATCGTCTGATGCCCTGTTTTGACACGCCCACTGGGATACCATATGGAAAGGTTAATTTACGCAGTAAAAGTAAGGAAATGTGGATTTCGAGATCAAATACAGCTGAAGTTGGCACGATGTTAATGGAGATGACGGTACTGTCGAGGATCACAGGCGATGAAAAATACGAGCGTGCGGCGCGGCGTGCATCTGAGGCTCTTTTTGCGGCCAGAGATTCTCAAACTGAGCTTATGGGGACGTATGTGTCTGTGAGTAGTGGCggtttttcctcttcggaGTCTTCTGTTGCAGGGAACATTGATAGCGCCATTGAATACTTTATCAAATCACATAGTATGAGTGGGGACATTGGGGACTGGGAGCGGTTCGAGAGGACTGCGAGAGCTGTGAACCGCTATGTGCGGAAGGGTGGAATGCTGCTAGCAGCTAGCATGTATAGTGGACGGCGGCTGCAGACGTCCCAGGAATCTTTGTCATCATTTTTTCCTGGGAACTTGGTTCTTGGCGGCCATCTCCACGAGGCTGTAGAAAGTTCGTGGCCAATTCATACGTTCTTCAAACATTTTGGCGTTCTGCCGGAGATATTTTCCTTGGAATCTGGCGAGCCGTCGTGGATGTCACATGACTACATTGGTCGACCTGAGCATATCGAGTCTCTGTATATGCTTTACCGTGCAACACGAGATCCTACATACCTCTTGATGGGAAAAGAACTGGCACTGGCCATTAACTTGCGTATGCGCACACCATATGGGTTTTCTTCCGTAAGTGATGTAAGGTACCCGCATCATGATGGTGTTCACAGAGACTCGATGGAGAGTTTCATGATCGCGGAGACCCTGAAATATTTGTATCTCTTGTTTGACGAGTGCAACGCTGTTCACATGCAGGGACGGATGGGCGGTCGCGCCTCACCGCATTGTGTTATGGATAGCGGTAGCGGCAGTAGCGTCAGCCACGTAGGGTGGGTTTTCAACACTGAAGCTCATCTTTTCCCTAATTCTGCCGAGTGGTGGGCGCCTACTTCCTTGGAGANNNNNNNNNNNNNNNNNNNNNNNNNNNNNNNNNNNNNNNNNNNNNNNNNNNNNNNNNNNNNNNNNNNNNNNNNNNNNNNNNNNNNNNNNNNNNNNNNNNNCCCGCTGCTGCGCTCAGGCGCCAGCGTTTGGAGGTAATAGACGGTTTGCTCGGGAGTTTTGAGGAAGTGGACGGTGAGGTTGTTGGGGCGAATGATAAGGGTGGTGCAGCCCTGTACCAGTTCCACTGTGCCAATCACGCCCTGAGTGATATAGGGAGGCTGTCGAAGTCTGTGTTTCGATAATTTGTTGAGGCGCAAGGATGTATTAGCATAGTTTGCGCAGCGTACCGTTCTTGGTTTTCACCCCGTGGTTGCTTGGACTCCTCCCCTGCTTGAAAGTTCTGTTTGTCCCTCTGTACACGAACTTGCTGTGCGTAACTGCCGTTCTTTATTGCTTTGTGCTTGAGATGCTTCTCTCCGCTGTTGGCTCCACGATGAATGCTCACGAGGATCAACGTTTTTGAAGATGCCGTGGGTGCGTGCTTTACTAGTTCTCGTGAGGGTATTTTTTGTCCGTCTTCCGTCCGTGATGAGAGAGGAAAGGTTCCACCAGTACGGAAATGGTGAAAGTAGAAAGTTGCATAATGTCAGCTATATGCATCGTATTCAAGCTGAGATGCTTCCTTATGTGCGTGACATGATTGACCACGCGTTTGGTTCATACATCAAATACGCCTTTCCCAAAGATGAATTGTGTCCTGTGAGTGGTACTGGGAAGAATACGATGGGTGGCTATGGCTGGACCCTTATTGACTCTCTCGATACACTAGCAATTGCCGGGTTTCACAAAGAATTTCGTCGCCACGCGAAGTGGGTGGAAGAGCACTTGACCTTCGATATTGACGAATCAGTGTCGGTATTTGAGACGACTATTCGAGCTCTTGGAGGTCTTCTGGCTGCTCACTTCATGTACGAGGAGGGCATAGTCCCAATTATCCCTTCGGAGCACGACTATAACGGCGGGTTCTTGCGGCTCGCTGTGGATCTTGCAGATCGTCTGATGCCCTGTTTTGACACGCCCACTGGGATACCATATGGGGCGATTAATTTACGCCGTGGGGTTAGTGGTGGGGAATCGCAGCTGGCCAACACGGCCGGTGCTGGGACGTTGTTAATGGAGATGACGGTACTGTCGAGGATCACAGGCGATGAAAAATACGAGCGTGCGGCGCGGCGTGCATCTGAGGCTCTTTTTGCGGCCAGAGATTCTCAAACTGAGCTTATGGGGAATCACATTCATACTCATACAGGAATTTGGAGACATGGTGAATCATCCGTTGGAGGCAACATTGATAGCGTCATTGAGTACTTTATCAAATCACATAGTATGAGTGGGGACATTGGGGACTGGGAGCGGTTCGAGAGGACTGCGAGAGCTGTGAACCGCTA contains:
- a CDS encoding mannosyl-oligosaccharide 1,2-alpha-mannosidase IB, putative, (fragment) is translated as MKGGQFLKMPCVRVLLVLVRVFFVHLPSFAFGDAFPVNGARGGNSQGYNTDGMHPIQAEMLPYVRDMIDHAFGSYIKYAFPKDELCPVSGTGKNTMGGYGWTLIDSLDTLAIAGFHKEFRRHAKWVEEHLTFDIDESVSVFETTIRALGGLLAAHFMYEEGIVPIIPSEHDYNGGFLRLAVDLADRLMPCFDTPTGIPYGKVNLRSKSKEMWISRSNTAEVGTMLMEMTVLSRITGDEKYERAARRASEALFAARDSQTELMGTYVSVSSGGFSSSESSVAGNIDSAIEYFIKSHSMSGDIGDWERFERTARAVNRYVRKGGMLLAASMYSGRRLQTSQESLSSFFPGNLVLGGHLHEAVESSWPIHTFFKHFGVLPEIFSLESGEPSWMSHDYIGRPEHIESLYMLYRATRDPTYLLMGKELALAINLRMRTPYGFSSVSDVRYPHHDGVHRDSMESFMIAETLKYLYLLFDECNAVHMQGRMGGRASPHCVMDSGSGSSVSHVGWVFNTEAHLFPNSAEWWAPTSLE
- a CDS encoding mannosyl-oligosaccharide 1,2-alpha-mannosidase IB, putative — its product is MPWVRALLVLVRVFFVRLPSVMREERFHQYGNGESRKLHNVSYMHRIQAEMLPYVRDMIDHAFGSYIKYAFPKDELCPVSGTGKNTMGGYGWTLIDSLDTLAIAGFHKEFRRHAKWVEEHLTFDIDESVSVFETTIRALGGLLAAHFMYEEGIVPIIPSEHDYNGGFLRLAVDLADRLMPCFDTPTGIPYGAINLRRGVSGGESQLANTAGAGTLLMEMTVLSRITGDEKYERAARRASEALFAARDSQTELMGNHIHTHTGIWRHGESSVGGNIDSVIEYFIKSHSMSGDIGDWERFERTARAVNRYVRKGGMLLAASMYSGRRLQTSQESLSSFFPGNLVLGGHLHEAVESSWPIHTFFKHFGVLPEIFSLESGEPSWMSHDYVGRPEHIESLYMLYRATRDPTYLLMGKELALAINLRMRTPYGFSSVSDVRYPHHDGVHRDSMESFMIAETLKYLYLLFDECNAVHMQGRMGGRASPHCVMDSGSGSSVSHVGWVFNTEAHLFPNSAEWWAPTSLETLDKEAEDPAAALRRQRLEVIDGLLGSFEEVDGEVVGANDKGGAALYQFHCANHALSDIGRLSKSVFR